In a single window of the Streptomyces cinnabarinus genome:
- a CDS encoding caspase, EACC1-associated type: protein MPPGHRPEGDGVLRWSDIPGARVLLLGTGCHAAGSPLADVPAVARTLADLAQAYVEQCGIAAEAVSSMLDPPTPLEMGDAVAAASERADGLLIVHYVGHGLVSDEGLLHLATSSTDPRPTRLPHTSLPYATIRYCLQQYLNGGPRRRLVVILDCCFSGRATTFLSGIDEVMPLAGISGAYVLASAGRDELALAPQGERHTAFSGAFWRLLTAGDPSGPPDITLDHAFRHLQRELPAAGLPRPRHLSEGRTGELVVAANPAYRPAPPAPSTPGPGSLAAPGAPGIDTCPYKGLAAFETADSPWFFGRENLTRVLVDALGRSHDDGRILAVLGASGSGKSSLLRAGLLPALGRGELGIASSATWPRLLLAPTADPPTALAEALSRPTGIPAERLAATLADDPLRLPAELRRHHGRTPLVIVVDQFEEVFTLSRSADLRETFVRALHALAHGDEHGPAALVAVGVRADFYAECMAVPELVPSLREQPVVVGPMTGPELRDAVEKPAARAGIALEPGLVDVLLSDLGTSPHAHGDSPGPYDAGRLPLLSHALRTAWQQRTGPTLTVVGYKDTGRIHGALATTAELAMSRLDEAGHDAARSLLLRLVHIGEGGEATKRRAARAELLAEVPDPRRAAAVLAAFTMEDTRLITVERDSVEIIHETLLHAWPQLRAWIDENTTRLRTEQQLTEAAHAWDKADRDPALLYTGNRLAHAEAWAADESADGGNPLALEFVRAGGRRRRHAATRRRSVLGAVLCVLVVIAAVLATLLQSTNEQRRRAQTQHRTATARGLVFQAESLRETAPDTAVRLGMAAQRLGSGDAARASLMTTLLGRHEPDFLTAHTGPVKAVACSDDGRTMATAGADRTILLWDLTDRSAPRRIARLTGHHKPVRAVAFARGGTLLATGGEDRTIILWDLSDTSRPRRLSTLDGATSTVESVAFSPDRRSLLSGGAGRFGILWDIAKPTRPRKLTTLEGGTYKQVHGVAFTPDGRTAVVDGAGESPYIWDVSDRDQPRRLGFAPGRGAEEVYAVAIAPDGRTLAVAYSGNEVILWDIPQLTTTDNQRQLSVVRGHTRPVRSLAFSPDGRTLATASEDHQAQLWNVTDTAHPRRMAVLNGHSSGVSSVAFAADGRTVITGSDDHRVALWDAAEQALPHPTTALPDAGGQLLGLALPPGGPTLAATTDTAGERVTLWELTSPRHPRRLSTVPATDPTSVSFSPDGRLMAVLGTETTHVQVYDLGDPVHPRHASTLTSNRGWISSTVFSPDGRTLATVTEGPFDSEGFFDSDAAVTIFWDVARPARPHRASAIPAGMGAYVVFSPDRRTLISSAYGEPAVLWDVSTSTQPRRLARIAASGDVFSNNPTAAFTPDGKTLALARDDRQATVLYDIRRPTRPSELATLIGHSASPQAVAFGARGRMLATADDDGTLILWDVTVPATPRRLTVVSGSADDSFGSLVFSPDTTTLVSGHPDIQHGVLWDVTEITQAVTDPVARACSLVDRGLTPDEWRRATEGLPFQSTCPPPGSR from the coding sequence ATGCCGCCGGGACACCGCCCGGAGGGTGACGGGGTCCTCCGGTGGAGCGACATCCCCGGGGCCCGAGTGCTGCTGTTGGGCACCGGCTGCCATGCGGCAGGCTCGCCGCTCGCCGACGTACCGGCCGTGGCCCGCACCCTCGCGGATCTCGCCCAGGCCTATGTCGAGCAGTGCGGCATCGCCGCCGAAGCGGTCTCCAGCATGCTGGATCCCCCCACACCGCTGGAGATGGGGGACGCCGTCGCGGCCGCCTCCGAGCGCGCCGACGGCCTGCTCATCGTCCACTACGTCGGTCACGGCCTCGTGAGCGACGAAGGGCTCCTGCACCTCGCGACCAGCTCCACCGACCCCCGGCCCACCCGGCTGCCGCACACGTCCTTGCCCTACGCCACCATCCGGTACTGCCTCCAGCAGTACCTCAACGGCGGACCCCGCCGACGCCTCGTGGTCATCCTCGACTGCTGCTTCTCCGGCCGGGCCACGACGTTTCTGAGCGGCATCGACGAGGTCATGCCGCTGGCCGGGATCTCGGGCGCGTACGTCCTGGCCTCCGCCGGGCGCGACGAGCTCGCCCTCGCGCCGCAAGGCGAGCGGCACACCGCGTTCAGCGGCGCCTTCTGGAGACTGCTGACCGCCGGCGACCCGTCCGGCCCGCCCGACATCACCCTCGACCACGCCTTTCGACACCTCCAGCGGGAACTCCCCGCCGCCGGCCTCCCCCGGCCCCGGCACCTGAGTGAGGGCCGAACGGGCGAGCTCGTCGTCGCCGCCAACCCCGCCTACCGGCCCGCTCCTCCGGCTCCGTCGACTCCTGGCCCCGGCTCCCTGGCCGCCCCGGGAGCCCCTGGCATCGACACCTGCCCCTACAAAGGGCTCGCCGCCTTCGAAACGGCCGACTCCCCTTGGTTCTTCGGCCGGGAGAACCTCACCCGTGTCCTCGTCGACGCCCTCGGCCGCAGCCACGACGACGGGCGCATCCTGGCCGTGCTCGGCGCCTCCGGCTCGGGCAAGTCCTCGCTGCTGCGCGCCGGACTGCTCCCCGCCCTCGGTCGAGGAGAGCTGGGCATCGCCTCCTCCGCCACCTGGCCCCGCCTGCTGCTCGCCCCGACCGCCGATCCACCGACCGCGCTCGCCGAGGCCCTGTCCCGTCCCACCGGCATACCCGCCGAGCGCCTGGCGGCGACCCTGGCCGACGATCCGCTGCGCCTGCCTGCCGAACTGCGGCGCCATCACGGCCGTACGCCGCTGGTCATCGTCGTCGACCAGTTCGAGGAGGTCTTCACCCTCAGCAGGAGCGCCGACCTCCGCGAAACCTTCGTCCGGGCGTTGCACGCCTTGGCCCACGGCGACGAGCACGGACCTGCGGCCCTGGTCGCCGTCGGGGTCCGTGCCGACTTCTACGCGGAGTGCATGGCCGTACCGGAGCTCGTCCCCTCCCTGCGTGAACAGCCCGTTGTCGTAGGGCCGATGACCGGACCCGAGCTTCGCGACGCCGTGGAAAAGCCTGCCGCACGCGCCGGGATCGCCCTCGAACCCGGGCTGGTCGACGTACTCCTGAGCGACCTGGGCACCTCGCCGCACGCCCATGGTGACAGCCCCGGTCCTTACGACGCCGGGCGGCTGCCCCTGCTCTCCCATGCCTTAAGGACCGCCTGGCAGCAGCGCACAGGTCCCACCCTCACCGTCGTCGGCTACAAGGACACCGGGCGTATCCACGGCGCGCTCGCCACCACCGCCGAACTGGCGATGTCCCGCCTCGACGAGGCGGGACACGACGCCGCCCGTAGCCTCCTGCTCCGCCTCGTGCACATCGGAGAAGGAGGCGAAGCGACCAAACGCCGGGCCGCCCGCGCCGAGTTGCTCGCAGAGGTCCCGGACCCTCGACGCGCCGCCGCCGTCCTCGCGGCCTTCACGATGGAGGACACCCGGCTGATCACCGTGGAGCGCGACAGCGTGGAGATCATCCACGAGACCCTGCTCCACGCCTGGCCCCAACTGCGCGCGTGGATCGACGAGAACACCACCCGGCTGCGCACCGAACAGCAACTCACGGAGGCTGCCCACGCCTGGGACAAGGCGGACCGCGACCCCGCACTGCTCTACACGGGCAACCGCCTCGCCCACGCCGAGGCCTGGGCCGCCGACGAGAGCGCGGACGGCGGCAACCCACTGGCCCTGGAGTTCGTCCGGGCCGGTGGCCGACGGCGACGCCATGCCGCGACACGCCGCCGAAGCGTCCTGGGGGCCGTGCTCTGCGTGCTCGTGGTGATTGCCGCCGTCCTCGCCACACTCCTCCAGAGCACCAACGAACAACGCCGACGGGCCCAGACACAACACCGCACCGCCACTGCCCGCGGACTGGTGTTCCAGGCCGAGTCGCTGCGTGAGACCGCCCCGGACACCGCGGTCCGCCTGGGGATGGCGGCCCAGCGGCTCGGTTCCGGTGACGCGGCCCGCGCCAGCCTGATGACCACGCTCCTCGGCCGCCACGAACCCGACTTCCTCACCGCTCACACCGGCCCCGTCAAGGCAGTCGCCTGCAGTGACGACGGCCGGACCATGGCCACCGCCGGCGCCGACCGCACCATCCTCCTGTGGGACCTCACCGACCGGTCCGCACCGCGGCGCATCGCCCGCCTGACCGGCCATCACAAACCGGTCCGTGCCGTGGCCTTCGCCCGTGGCGGCACCCTCCTCGCCACCGGCGGCGAGGACCGCACGATCATTCTCTGGGACCTGTCCGACACCTCCCGGCCGCGCCGCCTCTCCACCCTCGACGGCGCGACCAGCACCGTGGAGTCCGTCGCCTTCAGCCCCGACCGGCGCAGTCTCCTCAGCGGTGGGGCCGGCCGTTTCGGCATCCTGTGGGACATCGCGAAACCCACCCGCCCGCGCAAGCTGACCACGCTCGAAGGCGGCACGTACAAACAGGTCCACGGAGTGGCCTTCACCCCCGACGGGCGGACCGCCGTGGTGGACGGCGCGGGAGAAAGCCCCTACATCTGGGACGTCAGCGACCGTGACCAGCCACGCAGGCTCGGCTTCGCCCCGGGCCGGGGCGCCGAAGAGGTCTACGCGGTCGCCATCGCCCCGGACGGCCGTACCCTCGCCGTCGCCTACAGCGGCAACGAAGTGATCCTTTGGGACATCCCGCAGCTGACCACCACCGACAATCAGCGTCAGCTGTCCGTAGTCCGCGGCCACACCCGACCCGTGCGCAGCCTGGCGTTCAGCCCGGACGGCCGTACCCTCGCCACCGCCTCGGAAGACCACCAAGCGCAGCTGTGGAACGTCACCGACACCGCTCACCCCCGCCGGATGGCCGTGCTCAACGGTCACAGCAGCGGGGTCAGTTCGGTCGCCTTCGCCGCCGACGGCCGCACTGTCATCACCGGAAGCGACGACCACAGGGTCGCGCTCTGGGACGCCGCCGAGCAAGCGCTGCCCCACCCCACGACCGCACTCCCCGATGCCGGCGGTCAGTTGCTCGGCCTGGCGCTGCCACCCGGCGGCCCCACGCTCGCCGCGACGACGGACACCGCCGGCGAGCGCGTCACCCTGTGGGAGCTCACCAGCCCCCGACACCCCCGACGGCTGTCCACCGTCCCGGCCACCGACCCCACATCGGTCTCCTTCTCACCCGACGGCCGGCTGATGGCCGTTCTCGGCACCGAAACCACCCACGTCCAGGTCTACGACCTCGGCGATCCGGTCCACCCGCGCCATGCCTCGACCCTCACCAGCAACCGCGGCTGGATCTCGTCAACGGTCTTCAGTCCGGACGGCCGCACCCTGGCCACCGTGACCGAAGGCCCCTTCGACAGCGAGGGATTCTTCGACAGCGACGCCGCCGTCACCATCTTCTGGGACGTGGCCCGTCCCGCCCGACCGCACCGCGCATCGGCCATCCCCGCCGGTATGGGTGCGTACGTCGTGTTCAGCCCGGACCGGCGCACGCTGATCTCATCGGCCTACGGTGAACCGGCCGTACTGTGGGACGTCAGCACCAGCACCCAACCCCGTCGGCTGGCCCGGATCGCCGCATCCGGCGACGTCTTCTCGAACAACCCCACCGCGGCCTTCACCCCCGACGGAAAGACCCTCGCCCTGGCCCGCGACGACCGGCAGGCCACCGTCCTCTACGACATCCGGCGGCCCACGCGACCCAGCGAACTGGCCACCCTCATCGGGCATTCCGCCTCCCCCCAGGCCGTGGCCTTCGGGGCCCGCGGCCGCATGC
- a CDS encoding effector-associated constant component EACC1 has translation MEIYVFAPGPARDDDLRELRRRLIDVEELRGGVRSVATEARPGSLGGLLEALAVNALSAGAVTAVAGVVVSWIRHRTTNTTIKLRRPDGMEIEVTAERVRRLDSAAVRVIVAELSDVAQEPGRDPDAAGTPPGG, from the coding sequence GTGGAGATCTACGTCTTCGCTCCGGGCCCGGCGCGCGATGACGATCTGCGGGAGTTGCGCCGCAGACTGATCGACGTCGAGGAGCTACGGGGTGGTGTCCGCAGTGTGGCCACCGAAGCACGGCCCGGTTCGCTGGGCGGTCTCCTTGAGGCACTGGCGGTCAACGCCCTGTCCGCCGGCGCGGTCACCGCCGTGGCAGGGGTGGTGGTGTCGTGGATCCGTCACAGGACGACCAACACAACCATCAAACTGCGCCGCCCGGACGGCATGGAGATCGAGGTGACAGCCGAACGGGTCCGTCGGCTGGACTCGGCCGCCGTGCGCGTCATCGTCGCCGAACTCTCCGACGTCGCCCAAGAACCGGGAAGGGATCCCGATGCCGCCGGGACACCGCCCGGAGGGTGA
- a CDS encoding metallophosphoesterase produces MTDTHNTRPADGEAQAAGRSRLRRVMRYLPLVAPVLLWAVPCWVLLYAGQHWPLPVTLAGTALFALGLIGMPLAMARGHGRRQQDWAAITGDSLLGGSWVLFTWSVLLGVLLRLALRVADVGDGQDRARIVTWAVLGVTAVLLAWGYTEARRIPRVRRLDVQLPRLGAGLDGTRVVLITDTHYGPLDRARWSARVCEAVNALEADVVCHTGDIADGTAERRRDQAAPLGTVQATRARVYVTGNHEYYSEAQGWVDLMDELGWEPLRNRHLLLERGGDTLVVAGVDDVTAESSGLAGHRAHLAGALDGVDPDLPVLLLAHQPAFVGRAAAAGVDLQLSGHTHGGQIWPFHYLVRLDQPAVAGLSHHGPRTLLYTSRGTGFWGPPFRIFAPSEITLLVLRSPQAPTSG; encoded by the coding sequence GTGACCGACACCCACAACACCCGGCCCGCCGACGGCGAAGCGCAAGCTGCAGGGCGGAGCCGGCTGCGCCGCGTGATGCGCTACCTCCCCCTGGTCGCCCCCGTCCTGCTGTGGGCCGTGCCCTGCTGGGTACTGCTGTACGCCGGCCAGCACTGGCCGCTGCCCGTCACGCTCGCCGGGACCGCCCTGTTCGCGCTCGGCCTGATCGGTATGCCGCTCGCGATGGCGCGCGGACACGGCCGACGCCAGCAGGACTGGGCGGCGATCACCGGTGACAGCCTGCTGGGCGGCAGCTGGGTCCTGTTCACCTGGTCCGTTCTCCTCGGTGTCCTCCTGCGGCTCGCCCTGCGGGTGGCAGACGTCGGCGACGGCCAGGACCGGGCCCGCATCGTCACCTGGGCCGTCCTCGGCGTGACCGCCGTACTGCTCGCCTGGGGGTACACCGAGGCCCGCCGTATACCGCGCGTGCGCCGGCTCGACGTGCAACTCCCCCGGCTGGGAGCCGGGTTGGACGGCACCCGCGTAGTCCTCATCACCGACACCCACTATGGGCCGCTCGACCGCGCCCGCTGGTCAGCGAGGGTCTGCGAAGCCGTCAACGCCCTGGAGGCCGACGTGGTCTGCCACACCGGCGACATCGCGGACGGCACGGCCGAACGCCGCCGCGACCAGGCCGCTCCACTCGGCACCGTGCAGGCGACCCGGGCCCGGGTCTACGTCACCGGAAACCACGAGTACTACAGCGAGGCCCAGGGCTGGGTCGACCTGATGGACGAGCTGGGCTGGGAGCCGCTGCGCAACCGCCATCTGCTGCTCGAACGCGGCGGCGACACCCTCGTCGTCGCCGGCGTGGACGACGTCACCGCCGAGTCCTCCGGCCTGGCAGGACACCGCGCCCACCTCGCCGGAGCCCTGGACGGCGTCGACCCGGACCTCCCCGTATTGCTCCTGGCCCATCAGCCCGCGTTCGTCGGCCGAGCCGCGGCCGCAGGCGTTGACCTCCAGCTCTCCGGCCACACCCACGGCGGCCAGATCTGGCCCTTCCACTACCTGGTCCGCCTCGACCAGCCCGCCGTCGCCGGCCTCAGCCACCACGGCCCCCGCACCCTCCTCTACACCAGCCGGGGCACCGGCTTCTGGGGCCCGCCGTTCCGTATCTTCGCCCCCAGCGAGATCACCCTGCTCGTGCTCCGCTCCCCGCAGGCGCCCACTTCGGGGTGA
- a CDS encoding AI-2E family transporter has protein sequence MPDILSPAKTRAALRTSARVSAELLLILVALAVALWLLDRMWSVVWPLIVGLLLTTLTWPPTRFLRSRGWHPALAASLVTVGFLLVAAGVVALIAVPVASQSGELTDGVVEGVQRLREWAAGPPLNIGDAQIDKAFDSAVDRAQDGLGSAVSALVTGVSSVVNGVITAVLALFLMFFFLKDGPRFLPWLARQLPGRLAIDVPTVAARSWDTLGSFVRSQAAVGLLDAVLIGIGLWILGVPLVLPLAVLTFVTAFVPIVGALFAGLVAVLIALVSNGLSDALIVLAIIVVVQQLEGNVFQPMIQSRGLGLHAAVILLAVTLGGNLAGIVGSLLAVPVTALIAVVWNYVREQLGEPPAEPESDDQVPGVVVPS, from the coding sequence ATGCCCGACATACTGAGTCCCGCGAAAACCCGCGCCGCGTTGCGCACATCGGCCCGTGTCTCGGCCGAGTTGCTGCTGATCCTCGTGGCGCTCGCGGTGGCCCTCTGGCTGCTCGACCGGATGTGGTCGGTGGTCTGGCCGCTCATCGTCGGTCTGCTTCTGACCACGCTGACCTGGCCTCCGACGCGGTTCCTCCGCTCCCGGGGGTGGCATCCGGCGCTGGCCGCGTCGCTGGTGACCGTCGGCTTCCTCCTCGTTGCCGCGGGAGTCGTGGCGCTGATCGCGGTTCCGGTGGCGTCCCAGTCCGGTGAACTGACCGACGGCGTGGTCGAGGGTGTCCAGAGGCTGCGGGAGTGGGCCGCCGGGCCGCCGCTGAACATCGGGGACGCTCAGATCGACAAGGCCTTCGACAGCGCGGTCGACCGCGCCCAGGACGGCCTCGGCAGCGCCGTCAGCGCCCTGGTCACGGGAGTGAGCAGTGTCGTCAACGGCGTGATCACCGCGGTGCTGGCCCTCTTCCTGATGTTCTTCTTCCTCAAGGATGGCCCCCGGTTCCTGCCGTGGCTCGCCCGCCAGTTGCCCGGCCGGCTCGCCATCGACGTCCCCACCGTCGCCGCGCGCAGCTGGGACACCCTGGGCTCCTTCGTCCGGTCCCAGGCCGCTGTCGGCCTGCTCGACGCCGTGCTGATCGGGATCGGCCTGTGGATACTCGGGGTGCCGCTGGTGCTGCCGCTGGCGGTGCTGACGTTCGTCACCGCGTTCGTGCCGATCGTGGGCGCGCTGTTCGCCGGCCTCGTGGCGGTCCTCATCGCACTGGTCTCCAACGGCCTGTCCGACGCGCTGATCGTGCTGGCCATCATCGTGGTCGTGCAGCAGCTTGAGGGGAACGTCTTCCAGCCCATGATCCAGAGCCGTGGGCTGGGTCTGCACGCGGCGGTGATCCTGCTGGCGGTGACGCTGGGCGGCAACCTCGCGGGCATCGTCGGCAGCCTCCTCGCCGTCCCGGTCACGGCCCTGATCGCGGTGGTCTGGAACTACGTGCGCGAACAGCTGGGCGAGCCGCCCGCAGAGCCGGAGAGCGACGATCAGGTCCCGGGCGTGGTGGTCCCGTCGTAG
- a CDS encoding TetR/AcrR family transcriptional regulator, whose translation MPTKVRNADTRERILTAACEVIADIGFEKIRMRMVAERAGVSTALLHYHFDTREKLFTEAMTHSFANTAVDVERDAETVPAAVVLARIVRSLLPTDPQLHQDWRLWQELWVRALRDETTRVFAVDLYAQLHGWVSDAIRRGIASGEFTPTDVDDLSTLVLSLSDGYGIRLMLRDPTVTLDSAVGAIWRHVSTALGTPTEPPTS comes from the coding sequence GTGCCGACCAAGGTGCGCAATGCCGACACACGCGAGCGCATCCTGACCGCGGCGTGCGAGGTCATCGCCGACATCGGGTTCGAGAAGATCCGGATGCGGATGGTCGCGGAGCGGGCCGGGGTGTCCACGGCGCTGCTGCACTACCACTTCGACACGCGCGAGAAGCTGTTCACCGAGGCGATGACACACTCCTTCGCCAACACGGCCGTCGACGTCGAGCGTGACGCGGAGACCGTCCCGGCGGCGGTCGTCCTCGCCCGGATCGTGCGCAGCCTGCTGCCGACCGACCCCCAGCTCCACCAGGACTGGCGGCTGTGGCAGGAGCTCTGGGTGCGGGCCCTGCGCGACGAGACCACCCGGGTCTTCGCCGTGGACCTGTACGCCCAGCTGCACGGCTGGGTCTCCGACGCAATCCGGCGCGGCATCGCCTCCGGCGAGTTCACCCCCACCGACGTCGACGACCTCAGCACGCTGGTGCTCTCACTGAGCGACGGCTACGGCATCCGCCTCATGCTGCGCGACCCGACGGTCACCCTCGACTCCGCGGTCGGCGCCATCTGGCGCCATGTGTCCACCGCACTCGGAACACCGACGGAGCCGCCTACCTCGTGA
- a CDS encoding 3-hydroxybutyryl-CoA dehydrogenase, whose protein sequence is MTDIKRVGVVGCGLMGAGIAEVCARADVPVTVVERDAEAARAGRLRIGRSLDRAVAHGRLSASRREAAAALITVVDELAALHDHDLVIEAVAEDEDLKVDVFTRLDTVVTGESTILATNTSSIPVIRLAAATSRPDRVVGVHFFNPVPVLRLVELVPSLLTSPGTAARAEEFVTGTLGKEVVRTRDKAGFVVNALLVPYLLAAIRMVESGSATVEDVDRGMVLGCAHPLGPLALTDLIGLDTTRAIAESLYAEFREPQYSPPPLLSRMVEAGLLGRKSGRGFHAYDEEASRQAPAPA, encoded by the coding sequence ATGACGGACATCAAGCGCGTGGGAGTCGTCGGCTGCGGGCTGATGGGCGCCGGAATCGCCGAGGTCTGCGCACGGGCCGACGTACCGGTCACGGTCGTGGAGCGCGATGCGGAGGCGGCCCGGGCCGGCCGGCTCCGCATCGGCCGCTCACTCGACCGGGCCGTCGCGCACGGCAGGCTCAGCGCGTCACGACGGGAGGCCGCCGCGGCCCTGATCACCGTCGTCGACGAGCTGGCCGCCCTGCACGACCACGACCTGGTGATCGAGGCGGTGGCCGAGGACGAGGACCTCAAGGTCGATGTCTTCACCCGCCTCGACACGGTCGTCACCGGCGAGAGCACCATCCTCGCGACCAACACCTCGTCCATCCCCGTGATCCGGCTGGCCGCCGCGACGAGCCGCCCGGACCGGGTGGTCGGCGTGCACTTCTTCAATCCCGTGCCGGTGCTGCGGCTCGTCGAGCTCGTGCCGTCGCTGCTCACCTCACCCGGCACCGCGGCACGGGCCGAGGAGTTCGTGACCGGCACCCTCGGCAAGGAGGTCGTCCGGACCCGGGACAAGGCCGGCTTCGTCGTCAACGCGCTGCTCGTGCCCTACCTCCTGGCCGCGATCCGCATGGTGGAGTCGGGCAGCGCGACCGTCGAGGACGTCGACCGCGGCATGGTCCTCGGCTGCGCGCACCCACTTGGCCCGCTCGCCCTGACCGACCTGATCGGCCTGGACACCACACGGGCCATCGCCGAGTCGCTGTACGCCGAGTTCCGCGAGCCGCAGTACTCGCCGCCGCCGCTGCTGTCGCGGATGGTGGAGGCCGGACTGCTCGGCCGCAAGTCGGGCCGCGGCTTCCACGCCTACGACGAGGAGGCTTCACGACAGGCACCGGCACCGGCGTGA
- a CDS encoding acyl-CoA dehydrogenase family protein gives MDFRLTARQVQLKSDARALTDFIAGYETQCEENNGLPADAHAKIRDAVLDAGLQAVNMPAEWGGAGLTIAEQVTVQEELGRLTGALWDMVWRPANALRFCTPEQRERFLVPVIKGERRDCYAVTEPGAGSDPQNLATTATRNDRGWVLSGEKWFVTVGDHADFMIVLAAAGPERAPTLFLVDKDTPGIEMTRVPRFMHTFVYEHPEFTFTDVQVGEDAVLGGIGEGYDITRSWFTEERLMIAARTTGAAERALELSRDWAVEREQFGAPIASYQLIQGMLADCAVDIAVNRAYTHQVAWEVDNSPAEDRKTLHAKAAIAKLAASEASGRVIDRCLQIHGGRGYDRAYAVERLYRELRVDRIWEGTSEIQRLIIANELVKRGSGVLDLPTA, from the coding sequence ATGGACTTCCGCCTCACCGCGCGCCAGGTTCAGCTCAAGAGCGACGCACGCGCCCTCACCGACTTCATCGCCGGCTACGAGACCCAGTGCGAGGAGAACAACGGCCTGCCCGCCGACGCGCACGCCAAGATCCGCGACGCCGTGCTGGACGCCGGACTCCAGGCCGTCAACATGCCCGCCGAATGGGGCGGCGCCGGCCTCACCATCGCCGAACAGGTCACCGTGCAGGAGGAGCTGGGCCGGCTGACCGGCGCCCTGTGGGACATGGTGTGGCGGCCCGCGAACGCGCTGCGGTTCTGTACCCCCGAGCAGCGCGAGCGCTTCCTCGTCCCGGTGATCAAGGGCGAGCGGCGCGACTGCTACGCCGTCACCGAGCCCGGCGCCGGCTCCGACCCGCAGAACCTCGCCACCACCGCGACCCGGAACGACCGAGGCTGGGTGCTCAGCGGCGAGAAGTGGTTCGTGACCGTCGGCGACCACGCCGACTTCATGATCGTGCTCGCGGCGGCGGGGCCGGAGCGCGCCCCCACCCTCTTCCTGGTCGACAAGGACACCCCCGGCATCGAGATGACCCGGGTCCCGCGCTTCATGCACACCTTCGTGTACGAGCACCCCGAGTTCACCTTCACCGACGTCCAGGTGGGCGAGGACGCCGTCCTCGGCGGCATCGGCGAGGGCTACGACATCACCCGCTCCTGGTTCACCGAGGAGCGCCTGATGATCGCCGCCCGCACCACCGGCGCCGCCGAGCGGGCGCTGGAGCTGTCCCGTGACTGGGCCGTGGAGCGCGAGCAGTTCGGGGCACCCATCGCCTCGTACCAGCTGATCCAGGGCATGCTCGCCGACTGCGCCGTCGACATCGCCGTCAACCGTGCCTACACCCACCAGGTCGCCTGGGAGGTCGACAACTCCCCCGCCGAGGACCGCAAGACCCTGCACGCCAAGGCGGCCATCGCCAAGCTCGCCGCCAGCGAGGCGTCCGGCCGGGTGATCGACCGCTGTCTGCAGATCCACGGCGGCCGCGGCTACGACCGCGCCTATGCCGTGGAGCGGCTCTACCGCGAGCTGCGCGTGGACCGGATCTGGGAGGGCACCTCCGAGATCCAGCGGCTGATCATCGCCAACGAGCTCGTCAAGCGCGGCTCGGGGGTCCTGGACCTGCCCACCGCCTGA
- a CDS encoding acyl-CoA dehydrogenase family protein, protein MDMRYTPEQADLKRRAAEYARLLMRYEDQSEQAGGPLPQELVTELTRAAMDAGVYAINMPAEWGGAGLSLLDQVIVEEEFGKVTNCLWDIPWRPANVLAYGDERQREKYLLPVIRAERFDAFAVTEPGAGSDPSAGTSTATRTDGGWLLNGEKWFVTCGDIADFLLVQADAGPDKLPTLFFVDKAAPGVRMTRLPQFMHSAVNGHPEFTFTDVFVADEDVLGGVGNGYELTKEWFTDERLMIAARTVGAAERALQLARDWAVEREQFGAPIASYQLIQGMLADCAVDIAVNRAYTHQVAWEADQPGTDRKTLHAKASTAKLAASEAAGRVADRCLQIFGGRGYDRTYPVERMYRELRVDRIWEGTSEIQRLIIANELIKRGTRALDLPTH, encoded by the coding sequence ATGGACATGCGCTACACCCCCGAGCAGGCCGACCTGAAGCGTCGCGCCGCCGAGTACGCCCGCCTGCTGATGCGCTACGAGGACCAGTCCGAGCAGGCCGGCGGGCCCCTGCCGCAGGAGCTCGTCACCGAACTGACCCGCGCCGCGATGGACGCCGGGGTCTACGCCATCAACATGCCCGCCGAGTGGGGCGGGGCGGGCCTGAGCCTGCTCGACCAGGTCATCGTCGAGGAGGAGTTCGGCAAGGTCACCAACTGCCTCTGGGACATCCCCTGGCGGCCCGCCAACGTCCTCGCCTACGGCGACGAGCGGCAGCGCGAGAAGTACCTGCTGCCGGTGATCCGCGCCGAGAGGTTCGACGCGTTCGCCGTCACCGAACCCGGCGCAGGCTCCGACCCGTCCGCCGGCACCTCCACGGCCACCCGCACCGACGGCGGCTGGCTGCTCAACGGCGAGAAGTGGTTCGTCACCTGCGGCGACATCGCCGACTTCCTGCTGGTGCAGGCGGACGCCGGTCCCGACAAGCTCCCCACGCTGTTCTTCGTCGACAAGGCCGCGCCCGGCGTGCGGATGACGAGGCTGCCGCAGTTCATGCACTCCGCCGTCAACGGCCACCCCGAGTTCACCTTCACCGACGTCTTCGTCGCCGACGAGGACGTGCTCGGCGGCGTCGGCAACGGGTACGAGCTGACCAAGGAGTGGTTCACCGACGAACGCCTGATGATCGCCGCCCGCACCGTCGGCGCCGCCGAACGCGCCCTCCAACTCGCCCGGGACTGGGCCGTGGAGCGCGAACAGTTCGGGGCCCCCATCGCCTCGTACCAGCTGATCCAGGGCATGCTCGCCGACTGCGCCGTCGACATCGCCGTCAACCGTGCCTACACCCACCAGGTCGCCTGGGAGGCCGACCAGCCCGGCACCGACCGCAAGACCCTGCACGCCAAGGCCTCCACCGCCAAGCTCGCCGCCAGCGAGGCCGCCGGGCGGGTCGCCGACCGCTGTCTGCAGATCTTCGGCGGCCGCGGCTACGACCGCACCTATCCCGTCGAGCGCATGTACCGCGAACTGCGCGTGGACCGGATCTGGGAGGGCACCTCCGAGATCCAGCGGCTGATCATCGCCAACGAGCTCATCAAGCGCGGCACCCGGGCCCTGGACCTGCCCACGCACTGA